A single region of the Nicotiana sylvestris chromosome 6, ASM39365v2, whole genome shotgun sequence genome encodes:
- the LOC138871355 gene encoding uncharacterized protein: MVSCDEVLKVKPYTVVYTKERDDNEESVGSSFNVTIQGENGVPSSMEDNAELEYEDAKDAPPELEEGVKATIGALKEVNLGTDEEPRPTYLSVLLEVDEESTYIELLKEYRDVFAWSYKEMSGLDPKVAVHHLAVKNGARPVKQAQSIVPVRKKNGQIRVCVDFIDLNNACPKDEFPLPIPKLMIDATTGYENAGATYQRAMQNIFDDLLHKNVEYYVDDFVVVKRQVLADFLVDHPIPDDWELTNELPDEDAMVVEVQPSWKMYFDGAAHRERAGAGVVFVTSQGEVLPYSFTLTQFCSNNVVEYQALILGLETTVDMKKLQLQVFGDSQLVVNQLLGSYDVKKPELHPYYDYAKKLMGWLGDVTIQHMPRKENKKADALATLASSLTLPDQAQVTVCQKWVVPPPNEAEGEENELKYLVIVSEVEKEEWRQSIIDYLCYGILPENSRRRTEIYRRAPHFLYYKDTLYRRSFEGVLLRYLGEDETLQALQEAHSGYKACQYHANFSHQPPEVLHPTVTFWLFDGWGLDVVGPLPKSSGGNLYILDATDYFSKWAEVVALKEVKKEIVANFIRVNIIYRFGIPRYIITDNGKTFDNRLMNKAYRTTHRMPTQATPYSLVYGVEAVLPLERQIPSLRLAIQDEITDKENARLQLAELEALDEKRLEAQQSLECYQARLFRAFNKRVCPRSFQVGDQVLAVRRPIITSHKPVGSSLQNLMGHMLYKKLTQVGLTSWLMQMA, translated from the exons ATGGTTTCTTGTGATGAAGTACTGAAAGTGAAGCCATACACTGTGGTCTACACTAAAGAACGTGATGACAACgaagaaagtgtgggttcttcATTTAATGTCACTATACAAGGCGAGAACGGTGTTCCATCTTCAATGGAAGATAATGCAGAATTAGAGT atgaagatgcaaaAGATGCTCCGCCAGAACTTGAAGAAGGGGTGAAGGCAACGATTggtgccttaaaagaagttaaccttggcactgatgaagaaccaagacccacctacctaagtgttTTATTAGAAGTtgatgaagagagcacttatattgagttactcaaggagtaCAGGGACGTCTTTGCTTGGAGCTACAAAGAGATGTCTGGCTTGGACCctaaagtagcagtccatcaccttgcggtcaaaaatggtgctcgccctgttaaacaagctcaaag tattgtccctgtaaggaagaaaaatggccagattcgagtgtgCGTTGACTTTATAGATCTTAACAATGCGTGTCCGAAAGATGAATTTCCACTTCCTATTCCAaagctgatgatcgatgctactactggttacgag aacgctggtgctacttaccaaagggctatgcagaatattttcgatgatcttctccacaagaatgtcgaataCTATGTTGATGACTTTGTG GTTGTAAAAAGACAAGTATTGGCAGACTTCTTGGTAGATCATCCGATACCTGATGACTGGGAGCTAACTAACGAACTGCCTGATGAGGATgcaatggtcgttgaagttcaaccttcatggaagatgtactttgatggtgctgcacaTCGTGAAAGAGCTGGTgctggcgtagtatttgtcacttcccaaggtgaagtcttgccctactccttcaccttgacacaaTTCTGTTCTAACAATGTTGTTgaatatcaagcattaatacttgggcttgaaacgACCGTTGATATGAAgaaattgcaattgcaagtctttggagactcccagttagtggtcaatcagcttttaggtagttacgatgtcaagaagcctgaactacaCCCATATTATGATTACGCTAAAAAATTAATGGGGTGGCTcggtgatgtgactattcagcatatgccaaggaaagaaaacaagaaggcgGATGCTTTAGCTACCCTAGCTTCATCGTTAACCCTGCCTGATCAAGCGCAAGTTActgtctgccaaaaatgggtagtaccaccaccaaatgaggctgaaggtgaagaaaatgaactcaagtATCTTGTCATTGTTTCTGAAGTCGAGAAAGAGGAATGGCGACAATCCATTATCGACTACTtgtgctatgggatacttccagaaaattcACGGAGAAGAACTGAAATCTATCGCCGTGCACCTCacttcctttactacaaagataccCTATACAGAAGATCATTCGAGGGAGTACTTTTGCGATACTTAGGGGAAGATGAAacactccaagctttgcaagaagcACATTCTGG ATACAAGGCTTGTCAATACCATGCGAATTTTAgtcatcaacctcctgaagtgttgcacccgactgtGACATTCTGGCTGTTTGACggttggggattggatgttgttggaccactaccAAAGTCCTCCGGTGGGAACCTATATATCCTGGATGCAAccgactacttctcaaaatgggctgaagttgttgctcttaaggaagtaaagaaggaaattGTTGCAaatttcatccgagtaaacattatttatcgctttggcattcctcgttacataataacaGATAATGGAAAGAcattcgataataggttgatgaataag GCATATAGGACGACTCACCGCATGCCAACACAAGCAactccttattcactcgtttatggagtcgaagccgtcttgccacttgagcgtcaaataccttcattaCGACTAGCTATTCAAGATGAGATTACTGAtaaagaaaatgctcgacttcaattagcagagttggaggctcttgatgagaagaggttggaagctcaacagagtcttgaatgttatcaagcccGATTGTttcgcgccttcaataaaagagtttgcCCGAGATcttttcaagtaggagatcaagtccttgccgtacgaagacccataattacttcccataaacctgtaggaagttcacttcaaaatttGATGGGTCATATGTTgtacaagaagcttactcaagtggggcttacaagctggttgatgcagatggcatga